AGTGAGATTGATCTCTTCCATGCGGCAATTCGATGGCTGCGGCACGATGAGTCTCGCCGCGCTCAAGCCAGTAATGTGCTCTGCCATGTCCGTTTCCCGCTCATGCGTTCATCCGAGCTGGTGGATAGTATTCAGAGAGAAGACATCATGGTTGAGGATGTGCAATGCCGGCAGTACCTCCTGGAGGCCTTCAATTATCAAATTCTTCCATTCCGACAGCACGAGATGCAGTCACCACGCACACTCATTCGTTCTGACGTCGTGTCCTTCATCACCTTTGGCGGGACTCCGTACACTGACAATGACCGGACAGTGAGCAGCAAGGTGTTCTATCTCCCTGATATCGCTTCTCGCCAGTTTAAGGAGTTGACTGAGATGGACACAGGATGCAGCCACTCCTGCGTCGCCGTCGTTGATAACTTTGTGTACGTGATAGGCGGGCAGCATTTACAGTACCGAAGTGGCGAGGGCGCTGTTGATAACTGTGTGCGCTTCGATCCGCACTTGAATCAGTGGCTACGCATCCAACCCATGCAGGAAGGCCGCATCCAATTTCACCTCAGTGTCTTGAACGGAAAACTTTATGCCACCGGAGGGCGCAATCGATCCGGCAGCCTGGCGTCCGTGGAGTGCTATTGCCCAAAGAAAAATGAGTGGGCCTATGTGGAGCCATTAAAACGTAGAATTTGGGGTCATGCGGGAGCTTCCTGCGGAGAAAAGCTGTATATCTCCGGTGGTTATGGTGTCTCTTTGGCTGACAAGAAAACTCTTCACTGTTATGACCCAACGACTGACCAGTGGGACTATAAAGCGCCTATGAATGAACCGAGAGTGCTGCACGCCATGATTGGCGGAAGGGATCGGGTCTATGCGTTGGGTGGACGCATGGACCACGTGGACCGTTGTTTTGATGTGTTGGCTGTCGAGTATTACGATCCGCAGAATGACCAGTGGACCACCGTCAGCTCCATGAGAGCAGGGCAGTCTGAGGCTGGCTGCTGCTTACTGGATGGAAAGATCTACATTGTCGGCGGCTACAACTGGCACCTGAACAACGTCACAAGCATCGTCCAGGTGTACAACACAGAGACCGATGAGTGGGAAAGGGATTTGCACTTCCCTGAATCATTTGCTGGTATTGCTTGTACGCCCGTTATACTTCCACAGACACATGTTGAATATCTGACTTCTTGGCTCTGATAATGTGTATAATTCAGCTTCATTTGCTGAAAAACATTACTGAATTAGGTTTGTTTAATTCTattatgttttttcc
Above is a genomic segment from Stigmatopora argus isolate UIUO_Sarg chromosome 8, RoL_Sarg_1.0, whole genome shotgun sequence containing:
- the klhl26 gene encoding kelch-like protein 26 isoform X2 produces the protein MAKSDGGAIASAPSQNRAMFTGGMKESNQNTIELKGLSARGLKHIIDFAYSSEVTLDLDCIQDVLGAAVFLQMVPVVELCEEFLQSAMSVKTCPHIDQMATTFSLSSLKASVDAFTFRHFLQIAEEEDFLHIPMERLIFFLQSNKLKNCSEIDLFHAAIRWLRHDESRRAQASNVLCHVRFPLMRSSELVDSIQREDIMVEDVQCRQYLLEAFNYQILPFRQHEMQSPRTLIRSDVVSFITFGGTPYTDNDRTVSSKVFYLPDIASRQFKELTEMDTGCSHSCVAVVDNFVYVIGGQHLQYRSGEGAVDNCVRFDPHLNQWLRIQPMQEGRIQFHLSVLNGKLYATGGRNRSGSLASVECYCPKKNEWAYVEPLKRRIWGHAGASCGEKLYISGGYGVSLADKKTLHCYDPTTDQWDYKAPMNEPRVLHAMIGGRDRVYALGGRMDHVDRCFDVLAVEYYDPQNDQWTTVSSMRAGQSEAGCCLLDGKIYIVGGYNWHLNNVTSIVQVYNTETDEWERDLHFPESFAGIACTPVILPQTHVEYLTSWL
- the klhl26 gene encoding kelch-like protein 26 isoform X1, translating into MAKSDGGAIASAPSQNSMACKNSALTFSAPSHSATLLQGLSILRAQGQLLDVVLAINEERFHVHKAVLAACSDYFRAMFTGGMKESNQNTIELKGLSARGLKHIIDFAYSSEVTLDLDCIQDVLGAAVFLQMVPVVELCEEFLQSAMSVKTCPHIDQMATTFSLSSLKASVDAFTFRHFLQIAEEEDFLHIPMERLIFFLQSNKLKNCSEIDLFHAAIRWLRHDESRRAQASNVLCHVRFPLMRSSELVDSIQREDIMVEDVQCRQYLLEAFNYQILPFRQHEMQSPRTLIRSDVVSFITFGGTPYTDNDRTVSSKVFYLPDIASRQFKELTEMDTGCSHSCVAVVDNFVYVIGGQHLQYRSGEGAVDNCVRFDPHLNQWLRIQPMQEGRIQFHLSVLNGKLYATGGRNRSGSLASVECYCPKKNEWAYVEPLKRRIWGHAGASCGEKLYISGGYGVSLADKKTLHCYDPTTDQWDYKAPMNEPRVLHAMIGGRDRVYALGGRMDHVDRCFDVLAVEYYDPQNDQWTTVSSMRAGQSEAGCCLLDGKIYIVGGYNWHLNNVTSIVQVYNTETDEWERDLHFPESFAGIACTPVILPQTHVEYLTSWL